TCAATTTTTTCTATTTAGCAGTAAAGAATTTCAATTTCATTGATGCTATGAACCAGACAACAGTCACAGAGTTTGTTTTTTCTGGACTCACTAATAATAAGAACCTGAGATCTTTCCTCTTCATACTCTTCCTGCACGTCTACATTGTGACCGTAGTGGCGAATGTTGGCCTGGTGGCTATTGTCAGTAACACATCAGACCTCCAGAATCCCATGTATTACTTCCTCAGTTACCTCTCGCTGGTGGACGTCTTCTATTCTTCCACCATAACTCCTAAGATGCTTGTGGACCTTAAGTCCTTGAAGAAGACAATCTCCTATGAAGGTTGTGCTCTTCAGTTCTTCTTTTATGCCGCTCTGGCAGCTACAGAGTCATTTCTCCTCTCCATCATGTCCTATGACCGCTATGTCGCCATCTGCCACCCTCTACATTATGTGTCCATAATGACTAAGAAGAAATGTCTATGTCTTGttcttctttccttctctgttggcttcttgcagtcctcctTACAAACCAGCTGTGCTTTCACTCTACAGTTCTGTGGGTCAAACCTCATTGACCACTTCTACTGTGATGTTCCTCTGGTACTCAAACTGTCCTGCTCGAATACATTTACTTGTGACATGGTTACCGTCTACATTGTGGGTGCTGTGGCCATGGGTCCATTGATGACTATCCTTGTCTCATACACCCTAATCATCTATTCAATTACAAATATGAGATCAACAGAAGGTAGGAAGAAAGCCTTCAGCACATGCTCTTCACACCTCATGTGTGTGCTCATCTTCTATGGCACTGTATTGTTCACATATATGCATCCTCCTTCCAGTGTTTTTACCATACGAGACAAGGTGGCTTCTATCATCTATACAGCTGTGACACCAATGCTGAACCCCCTTATATATAGTTTGAGGAACCAGAG
The nucleotide sequence above comes from Eleutherodactylus coqui strain aEleCoq1 chromosome 2, aEleCoq1.hap1, whole genome shotgun sequence. Encoded proteins:
- the LOC136610483 gene encoding olfactory receptor 5B21-like; protein product: MPGDRARPAKFDLNFFYLAVKNFNFIDAMNQTTVTEFVFSGLTNNKNLRSFLFILFLHVYIVTVVANVGLVAIVSNTSDLQNPMYYFLSYLSLVDVFYSSTITPKMLVDLKSLKKTISYEGCALQFFFYAALAATESFLLSIMSYDRYVAICHPLHYVSIMTKKKCLCLVLLSFSVGFLQSSLQTSCAFTLQFCGSNLIDHFYCDVPLVLKLSCSNTFTCDMVTVYIVGAVAMGPLMTILVSYTLIIYSITNMRSTEGRKKAFSTCSSHLMCVLIFYGTVLFTYMHPPSSVFTIRDKVASIIYTAVTPMLNPLIYSLRNQSVRRIIIQSLHSFQGLHARVPQPCGICRK